Below is a genomic region from Rouxiella chamberiensis.
CGATAATGATCGCCCTTGTCTACCAGCCGAGTTAGCGTGTTATGTTGATGATAAGGAAAGGCATTCACGACATTTTGCAGTGCCGTTTCCGCCGTCTGCGAACACAGACCAATGTATCCAATCAGGCCTAATGACTGTGGTTTGAACTGCCTGCCGTAATGCAAACCGAAGTTATCACAACCCGATTGTCTGGCCGCTTCTTCCAGTACCTGACAATAGTTGGTGAGGCCAAGGCTCAGCGTTGGCCGTTGCAACTGCTCGGGATCGATATGGCAGATCCCCAATACGCGATCGACATCCGCGCCCTTGGTGATGATAAAATCGCTCAATCCACTCGCCGCTGCTGCCAATACGCCCCGGTTACTGCTGATTTCAGCTTCGCCCGGCGTGCTCATCATGGTCTGGCGCAAGATTTCTGTCTGCATGGTGTTATCCTCCACGTTATGCGTTGTGAAGCATTGCAAATTCCATACCAGCAACAAGATTATCAGGAAAATATCAGGGTTTTATCAGACACAATCGGGAATCTGGTCTAGACCAGTCAAGGGTTTAGCGCGCTTTATAAGGTGTAGAACAGGAATGGCGGGTGAAGCCTGGCTGCACGCAAACCGTGCAGCCAAAGTGGAAAAATGGGATTCAGCTCACCGCCAGCGCACATTCCTGCGTAGCCAGATACGCTTTGCAAAGCGCAAGACTGTCAGCTACCCAGCGTTCGCCCAGGCTTATCGCCATTTCGGTCGTCGCATGGGATCCTACCCAGGCCAGCAACTGGATGCGCCGCTGAATGATCATGGTCGGGATCACCGCCAACTCTTCTTCGCCCAATGGACAGACACGCTGATAACCCGCCAGCCAGTGCTCGACCCATTCGTGAGCACGCGGATGATGCTCGACAAAGCTGATTGCCGCCGCCGCGTCGTGCATATACCAGCCCATGCCGCAGTCGTCGAAATCGATAACGCGGGTTTCGCCCTTGTGCAGCAGCAGATTGGTCAGACGCAGATCCGCGTGAATCAGCCCGTAGCGGCTGGCTGGCTTGCCGTAATGTTCCAGCACGCGGCTGACCCGCGCCAATGTCTGTTCAATGAGAGGATGATCTTCCGTCGCCAGTCCGGGCGCGTCCTGCCAGCGCCCCCAATGCCCTTGCGCGCTGACCATGGTGTGATGATCCCACACAATGCGCTTGAATCCGGCCGGTTTCTGCCAGCGCTGGCTATGAAGATGCAGACGCGCCGTCACCTCGCCCAGTTGAGCGAAGGCGCGCGGGTCAACGTCGGTGGTGGGCATCTCCCCTTCTATCCATTTGAACAGCACCACATGGCGGTTGATAGGTTCACCCTTGGGCTGCATGGGCTTTAGGGAAACGGTTTGCACCCGCTCGCCGTGGCGGGTATGCAGCGCTTCCGGCACCTGAATGCCGCTGTCTCGCAGGCTGTCGAGCCACGCCAGTTCGCTTTCAATCTCGTTGCGCTGATGATAGTCGTCGCGGTGGATGCGCAGCGCCAAAAGGTTGCCGTCGGCAAGGCGCACCTTGAAGGTCGCATTTTCGGAACGGCAGATCAGGGTAATTTCTCCGTGCAGAGATTCGGGATAGGCGAGCAGCGCCTGGTTCGGCGAGCTGTTGCAGGCTGGCGTTGTCCAGCGTATCAGACTGTTTTGCATTCATCAGGATTTACTCCGGGCAAGTCAATGTGAGGTCGTGCTACCAGAATGAAAGCGACGGCGCTTCTGCGCTTGACTCGGGAAGACCAATTGTTGACTTCAACGGTCTGAAACCGGCGCGGCGGCGTGAAGTTGACTCTGGCGTGCGGGAGTGAGGGCTCTGCGGTCAAGTTTTGTGGGCAGGCGCGGTGCATTATCGAGACAACTTCACTTGCCGGTCGATTAAGTCTGCCGGAAAAATTTAGCCGCATCCCGTCAGGAGATAATTAACATGCTGAAAACCAATGCTTTCGATGCTGCCGCCAGCGCAGACGTTTCACCTGCCGCACTTGAGATGATTGAACGCCGCCGCCGCTTGCTCGGCCCGGCCTACCAGCTGTTTTACAAGAATCCGGTGCATCTGGTCCGCGGCGAAGGCGTGTGGGTCTTCGACGCCGACGGCAAACGCTATCTCGATGTCTACAACAATGTGCCCTCCGTGGGACACTGCCACCCACACGTGCTCGAGGCGTTGATCCGCCAGGCATCGACGCTGAACACCCATACTCGCTATCTGCACGACAACGTGCTTGATTTCGCCGAAAAACTGGTTTCCACCATGCCGCCGGAGCTGAGTCAGGTGATGTTTACCTGCACCGGCAGTGAAGCCAACGATCTGGCGCTACGCATCGCCGAAGACTTTACCGGCGGTACCGGCGTTATCGTGACCGAATTCAGCTATCACGGCATGACCAAGGCGATTGCCGGTTTGTCGGCCTCGATGGGGCCGTATGTGAAAGTGAACGGCGACGCCCGCGTGATCCCTGCCCCGATTCATAATCCGGCCAACCCTGCCGAGGTCGGCAAGAAATTTGCCGCCGACGTGCGCGCCGCGCTGGCTGACATGCGCCGCCACGGCATCAAGCCTGCGGCACTGATGATTGATACCTTCTTTACCAGCGACGGCGGTTTCTTTGATCCGGCAGGTTTCCTGAAAGAGGCTATCGATGAAATTCACAAGGCAGGCGCGCTGTATATTGCCGATGAAGTCCAGCCGGGTTATGGCCGTTCGGGCGAACACATGTGGGGCTTCCAGCGTCACGGCGTGCTGCCGGATATCGTCAGCCTCGGCAAGCCGATGGGCAACGGTCACCCGATGGCCGCCATTACCATCAAGCCGCACATTCTTGAGCGCTTCGGCAGCGAATCCAGCTATTTCAATACGTTCGGCGGCAACACCGTGTCTTCTGCCGTCGGTCTGGCGGTGCTGGAGGTGATTGAACAGGAAAACCTGATCCCGAGCGTGGGCCGTGCCGGCAAGGCGATTCTCGACGGCATCACCGAACTCGCCACCCGCTTCCCGGCTATCGGCAGCGTGCGCGGCGCGGGTCTGTTTGTCAGCGTCGATTTCACCACGCCGGAAGGCGAACCGGATTCGGCCACCGCGCTGGCGGTCGTCAATGCGCTGCGTGAAGAAGGCGTGCTGATTGGCGCATCCGGCCCGCACGCCAATATCCTGAAGATCCGCCCACCGCTGGTCTTTACCGCCGAGCACAGCCTGATTCTGGTCGAAAGTCTGGAAAAAGTGCTGGCCAAAATGTACTGATTTTCTCCGCCGGTACTGGCGGGCGTGCGGTTCATTCATCTTCAGGAGAGCAACATGACAACACAGCTTAAACCGACGCTGGGCACGCTACATCTGTGGGCCATCGCCGTCGGCCTGGTTATTTCCGGCGAATATTTTGGCTGGAGTTATGGCTGGGGCGTGGCCGGCACGCTCGGTTTTCTGGCGACCACCCTGCTGGTCGCCACCATGTACACCTGTTTTATCTTCAGTTTTACCGAGTTGACCACCGCCATTCCGCATGCGGGCGGTCCGTTTGCCTACAGCCGACGAGCCTTTGGAGAAACAGGTGGTCTGATTGCGGGCATGGCGACGCTGATTGAGTTCGTTTTCGCGCCGCCCGCCATTGCGCTGGCGATAGGTGCCTACCTCAATGTGCAGTTTCCTCATCTCAATCCCAAAGTCGCCGCGCTCGGCGCGTATCTGCTGTTTATGGGACTGAATATTCTGGGGTGAAACTTGCCGCGCTGTTTGAACTGGTCGTCACGGTGCTGGCGGTTCTGGAATTGCTGGTGTTTATGGGCGTAGTCGCGCCCGGCTTCAGCGTCAGTAATTTCGTGCTCAACGGCTGGTCCGGCGGCAATCATTTCGGCATGACGGCGGTCTCGGGTATCTTCGCGGCCATCCCGTTTGCTATCTGGTTCTTCCTCGCGATTGAAGGCGCGGCGATGGCGGCCGAAGAAGCCAAGGATCCGAAACGCACCATT
It encodes:
- a CDS encoding aspartate aminotransferase family protein produces the protein MLKTNAFDAAASADVSPAALEMIERRRRLLGPAYQLFYKNPVHLVRGEGVWVFDADGKRYLDVYNNVPSVGHCHPHVLEALIRQASTLNTHTRYLHDNVLDFAEKLVSTMPPELSQVMFTCTGSEANDLALRIAEDFTGGTGVIVTEFSYHGMTKAIAGLSASMGPYVKVNGDARVIPAPIHNPANPAEVGKKFAADVRAALADMRRHGIKPAALMIDTFFTSDGGFFDPAGFLKEAIDEIHKAGALYIADEVQPGYGRSGEHMWGFQRHGVLPDIVSLGKPMGNGHPMAAITIKPHILERFGSESSYFNTFGGNTVSSAVGLAVLEVIEQENLIPSVGRAGKAILDGITELATRFPAIGSVRGAGLFVSVDFTTPEGEPDSATALAVVNALREEGVLIGASGPHANILKIRPPLVFTAEHSLILVESLEKVLAKMY